A genomic stretch from Roseovarius nanhaiticus includes:
- the tyrS gene encoding tyrosine--tRNA ligase, which produces MTYHPKSEFLNVMVSRGYLADCTDMQGLDERLMAGVTPCYIGYDATAKSLHVGHLLNIMMLRWLQKCGHQPITLMGGGTTKVGDPSFRADERPLLTNEVIDENISGMQQVFAQYLSYGEGKTDAIMVNNAEWLDGLNYLEFLRDIGRHFSVNRMLSFESVKSRLDREQSLSFLEFNYMILQAYDFLELNRRYGCALQMGGSDQWGNIVNGIDLTRRVIEGHVFGLTSPLLTTSDGKKMGKSEGGAVWLNGEMCSPYTFWQFWRNTTDADTGRFLKLYTELPLDECERLGALGGSEINEAKVILANEVTGLLHGVEAAKTAEATAREVFEKGGVGDDLPTLVLEPGEAAEGVSIVQLIVRAGLAKSGKDAKRLIAESGARMNDAPLEDAGLMIGAADLAQPIKLSAGKKRHALVKLG; this is translated from the coding sequence ATGACCTACCATCCGAAATCCGAATTCCTGAACGTGATGGTCTCGCGCGGCTATCTGGCCGATTGCACGGACATGCAAGGTCTGGACGAGCGGTTGATGGCCGGCGTTACCCCCTGCTATATCGGCTATGACGCGACCGCAAAATCGCTGCATGTCGGGCACCTGCTGAACATCATGATGCTGCGCTGGCTGCAGAAATGCGGGCACCAGCCGATCACCCTGATGGGCGGCGGCACGACCAAGGTGGGCGATCCCAGCTTCCGCGCGGACGAGCGGCCCCTGCTGACGAATGAGGTGATCGACGAGAACATCAGCGGCATGCAGCAGGTGTTCGCGCAATACCTCAGCTATGGCGAGGGCAAGACCGACGCGATCATGGTCAACAATGCCGAATGGCTCGATGGCCTCAACTACCTCGAATTCCTGCGCGATATCGGGCGGCATTTCTCGGTCAACCGCATGCTGTCATTCGAGAGCGTCAAGTCGCGGCTCGACCGCGAGCAATCGCTGAGCTTTCTCGAATTCAACTACATGATCCTGCAAGCCTATGATTTCCTTGAACTGAACCGCCGTTACGGCTGCGCGTTGCAAATGGGCGGCTCGGACCAGTGGGGCAATATCGTCAACGGGATCGACCTGACACGCCGCGTGATCGAGGGGCATGTTTTCGGCCTGACCTCGCCGCTTCTGACCACGTCGGACGGCAAGAAGATGGGCAAATCCGAGGGCGGCGCCGTCTGGCTGAATGGCGAGATGTGCAGCCCCTACACGTTCTGGCAATTCTGGCGCAACACGACCGACGCCGATACCGGGCGCTTCCTCAAGCTATATACCGAGCTGCCGCTGGACGAATGCGAGCGTTTGGGTGCACTCGGCGGGTCAGAGATCAACGAAGCCAAAGTGATTTTGGCAAATGAAGTCACAGGCCTACTGCACGGAGTTGAAGCCGCGAAGACCGCCGAGGCGACAGCGCGCGAGGTCTTTGAGAAGGGCGGCGTCGGGGACGATCTGCCGACGCTGGTTCTGGAACCCGGTGAGGCAGCGGAGGGCGTGTCGATCGTGCAGCTCATCGTGCGCGCGGGGCTGGCCAAATCCGGCAAGGACGCCAAACGCCTGATCGCCGAGAGCGGCGCGCGCATGAACGACGCGCCTTTGGAGGATGCAGGACTGATGATCGGCGCGGCGGATCTCGCCCAGCCGATCAAGCTGAGCGCGGGCAAGAAACGCCATGCGCTGGTGAAACTGGGCTGA
- a CDS encoding shikimate kinase: MGGGVPTVAGKTPAELKRTVVLVGMMGAGKTAVGKALAARLGVPFRDSDAEIEAAAAMTIAEIFERDGEAFFRARETEVIRRLISGPPCILSTGGGAFLQAQNREMISAKGVSVWLNADLALLWSRVKNKDTRPLLRTPDPYATLQEIYAARTPIYARADIEVASQPGYTIETMTSRVIDALAGRPGILETP, from the coding sequence ATGGGCGGGGGAGTGCCGACAGTGGCAGGCAAGACGCCGGCAGAGTTGAAGCGGACGGTCGTGCTGGTCGGCATGATGGGCGCCGGCAAGACCGCCGTGGGCAAGGCGTTGGCGGCGCGGCTGGGCGTGCCCTTTCGGGACTCGGACGCCGAGATCGAGGCCGCCGCCGCGATGACCATCGCCGAGATTTTCGAGCGGGACGGCGAGGCGTTCTTTCGCGCCCGCGAGACCGAGGTCATCCGCCGCCTCATCTCCGGCCCGCCCTGCATACTCAGCACCGGTGGCGGCGCTTTCCTACAGGCGCAAAACCGCGAGATGATTTCGGCCAAGGGCGTTTCGGTCTGGCTGAACGCCGATCTCGCGCTGCTCTGGAGCCGGGTCAAAAACAAGGACACGCGCCCATTGCTGCGCACACCCGATCCCTACGCCACGCTGCAAGAGATCTACGCCGCCCGCACACCGATATATGCGCGAGCCGATATCGAGGTGGCGTCGCAGCCGGGCTACACCATCGAAACGATGACCAGTCGCGTGATCGACGCGCTGGCCGGCCGCCCCGGAATCCTGGAGACCCCATGA
- the aroB gene encoding 3-dehydroquinate synthase: protein MSNKIHVPLGARAYDVHVGPGLVARSGALIAPMLKRPRVAVVTDEAVGALHLEALRAGLAEAGIEMTSLALPPGEGTKCWAELQHVTEWLLEAQVERGDVVIALGGGVIGDLVGFAAAILRRGVRFVQIPTSLLAQVDSSVGGKTGINSAKGKNLVGAFHQPSLVLADTELLATLNSRDFLAGYGEVVKYGLLGDAAFFDWLEQHAPAMAAGDMEARIHAVARSVQMKADIVVRDETEQGDRALLNLGHTFCHALEAATGYSSRLLHGEGVAIGCALAFELSARLGLCAQETPSRVRAHLNGMKMKADLSDIEGKMPDAQALLSLMAQDKKVQAGRLHFVLARGIGEAFVTSDVPTDAVLSVLEDALAAR from the coding sequence ATGAGCAATAAAATCCACGTCCCTCTCGGCGCGCGCGCCTATGACGTCCATGTCGGACCGGGCCTCGTGGCCCGCTCGGGCGCGCTCATCGCGCCCATGCTCAAGCGTCCGCGCGTCGCGGTGGTGACGGACGAGGCGGTGGGCGCGCTTCATCTGGAGGCGCTGCGCGCCGGGCTGGCCGAGGCGGGCATCGAGATGACCTCGCTGGCGCTGCCGCCGGGCGAGGGCACCAAATGCTGGGCCGAGCTGCAGCATGTCACCGAATGGCTGCTGGAGGCGCAGGTCGAGCGTGGCGACGTGGTCATCGCCCTCGGCGGCGGCGTCATCGGCGATCTGGTGGGTTTCGCGGCGGCAATCCTGAGGCGCGGCGTGCGTTTCGTGCAGATCCCGACCAGCCTTCTGGCGCAGGTCGACAGCTCGGTCGGGGGCAAGACGGGCATCAATTCGGCCAAGGGCAAGAACCTCGTCGGCGCCTTTCATCAGCCCAGCCTCGTTCTGGCTGATACTGAATTGCTGGCAACGCTGAATTCGCGCGACTTTCTGGCAGGTTACGGGGAGGTCGTAAAGTACGGTCTGCTCGGTGACGCGGCCTTTTTCGACTGGCTCGAGCAACACGCCCCCGCCATGGCCGCGGGCGACATGGAGGCGCGCATCCACGCCGTTGCACGCTCGGTCCAGATGAAGGCCGATATCGTCGTGCGTGATGAGACCGAGCAGGGCGACCGCGCGCTTTTGAACCTCGGTCACACCTTCTGTCACGCGCTCGAGGCGGCCACGGGCTATTCCAGCCGGCTTCTGCATGGCGAAGGTGTTGCCATCGGCTGCGCTCTGGCGTTCGAGCTGTCGGCCCGCCTCGGCCTTTGCGCGCAAGAGACGCCCAGCCGCGTGCGTGCGCATCTCAACGGCATGAAGATGAAGGCCGATCTATCTGATATCGAAGGAAAAATGCCGGACGCGCAAGCGCTCCTTAGCCTGATGGCGCAGGACAAGAAGGTGCAGGCAGGCCGCCTGCATTTCGTTCTCGCGCGCGGCATCGGCGAAGCTTTTGTCACTTCCGACGTGCCGACTGACGCCGTGCTTTCGGTACTTGAGGACGCGCTCGCTGCTCGCTGA
- a CDS encoding DUF2254 domain-containing protein, whose translation MNNILLIPATLWRKAQAYAQKLWVRVLAMGLLSLLSLGVTQVIELFIPEDISSSMTGASADRLLDIIASAMLSVTIFAMTVMVSVYRSSASQWTPRVHRLIMKDAVTQKTLAAFIGAYVYALVAIILREMDVFGDDHALVLFWLTVMVLAFVVWSLIRWVLHLQTFGSLLHTTRQVEGITKERFQERLRTPCLGANPLTGDVPEAARPIESDQSGYIQHIYPEGLNAVAERYEVKIYLPRPIGYFVFLHEPLAWVVGDVAEEDREEFRSLVLGHVNVEDLRDYDQDPRFGLVVMGEIASKALSPGINDPGTAIDVITRVGRILSSYSGIDTRREAHVDGEADPDKEGEGPDLDRLWVPPLAPGELLDDGFGTLTRDGAQLYEVQHRLQATLAGLMRHPDEGLRNAAFDFAETALRRALQSMDFEPDRERLLQSVGERLRMRVTET comes from the coding sequence ATGAACAATATCCTGCTGATCCCCGCGACGCTCTGGCGCAAGGCCCAGGCCTATGCCCAAAAACTCTGGGTCCGCGTGCTGGCGATGGGCCTTTTGTCGCTCCTGTCGCTGGGCGTCACGCAGGTGATCGAGCTTTTCATCCCCGAGGATATCTCGTCCAGCATGACCGGCGCGTCGGCGGACCGGCTGCTGGATATCATCGCCAGCGCAATGCTCTCGGTCACGATCTTTGCGATGACGGTGATGGTTTCGGTCTATCGCAGCTCGGCCTCGCAATGGACGCCGCGCGTCCACCGCCTGATCATGAAGGATGCGGTCACGCAAAAGACGCTGGCCGCGTTCATCGGCGCCTATGTCTACGCGCTTGTGGCGATCATCCTGCGCGAGATGGATGTGTTCGGCGACGATCACGCGCTGGTCCTGTTCTGGCTGACGGTGATGGTCCTGGCCTTCGTGGTCTGGTCGCTGATCCGCTGGGTTTTGCACCTGCAAACCTTCGGCAGCCTTCTGCACACCACGCGGCAGGTCGAGGGCATCACCAAGGAGCGGTTTCAGGAACGCCTGCGCACGCCCTGCCTTGGGGCCAATCCGCTGACCGGGGACGTGCCCGAGGCCGCGCGCCCCATCGAGTCGGATCAAAGCGGATATATCCAGCACATCTATCCCGAAGGCCTGAATGCGGTGGCCGAGCGCTATGAGGTCAAGATCTACCTGCCACGCCCCATCGGTTATTTCGTCTTCCTGCACGAGCCGCTGGCGTGGGTCGTCGGCGACGTGGCCGAGGAGGATCGCGAGGAATTTCGCTCGCTCGTGCTTGGCCATGTCAATGTGGAGGATCTGCGCGATTACGATCAGGATCCGCGCTTCGGCCTTGTCGTCATGGGCGAGATCGCGTCGAAGGCGCTGTCGCCCGGGATCAACGATCCGGGCACGGCGATTGACGTGATTACGCGCGTCGGGCGCATCTTGTCGAGTTACTCGGGCATAGATACGCGCCGCGAAGCCCATGTGGATGGTGAGGCGGACCCGGACAAGGAAGGCGAGGGGCCCGATCTGGACCGGCTTTGGGTGCCGCCGCTCGCGCCGGGCGAGCTTCTGGATGACGGGTTCGGCACTCTCACGCGCGATGGTGCGCAGCTATACGAGGTGCAACACCGTCTACAGGCCACATTGGCGGGCCTCATGCGTCATCCGGACGAAGGGCTGCGCAACGCCGCATTTGATTTCGCCGAGACTGCACTGCGCCGCGCCCTGCAGTCTATGGACTTCGAGCCGGACCGCGAACGTCTGCTGCAAAGCGTGGGCGAGCGTTTGAGGATGCGTGTTACCGAAACCTGA
- a CDS encoding inorganic phosphate transporter gives MTMNDEQGDARHLDTLDRDLARYSNLEIATSYVSRPMVGPGIALVFILIAGITAMLFFGQTSNAAIVVVATCLGAYMALNIGANDVANNMGPAVGANALTMGGAIAIAIVFESAGALLAGGDVVSTIAKGIIAPESIGTTSIFIWAMMAALLSAALWVNLATWIGAPVSTTHSVVGGVMGAGIAAAGFAAVNWPTMGAIAASWVISPVMGGAVAAGFLWLIKSRIIYRDDKIAAARVWVPILVGIMAGAFATYLALKGLKQVLDVSLPLALLIGASIGVPIWLIMIPVTRRQSRGLENRNKSLKVLFGIPLVASAALLSFAHGANDVANAVGPLAAIVQASQSGSFTDAVSLPFWVMVIGAFGISFGLFLFGPKLIRMVGSQITKLNPMRAYCVALSAAITVIVASWLGLPVSSTHIAVGGVFGVGFFREWDAERRMRRARLDMPERVSFGPEERRRRKLVRRSHFMTILAAWVITVPAAATLSGCIFWLMSAGLG, from the coding sequence ATGACGATGAACGACGAACAGGGCGACGCGCGCCATCTAGATACGCTGGACCGCGATCTGGCGCGATACTCGAACCTCGAGATCGCGACCAGCTATGTCTCTCGCCCCATGGTGGGCCCAGGCATCGCGTTGGTCTTTATTTTGATCGCTGGGATTACGGCGATGCTGTTCTTCGGTCAGACGAGCAATGCGGCGATCGTGGTCGTTGCCACCTGCCTCGGTGCCTATATGGCGCTGAATATCGGCGCCAATGATGTGGCCAACAACATGGGGCCGGCGGTGGGCGCCAATGCGCTGACCATGGGCGGCGCCATCGCCATTGCCATCGTCTTCGAAAGTGCGGGCGCGCTCCTGGCCGGGGGCGATGTGGTCTCGACCATCGCCAAGGGCATCATCGCGCCCGAAAGCATCGGCACCACGTCGATCTTCATCTGGGCCATGATGGCGGCGCTTTTGTCGGCGGCGCTTTGGGTCAACCTCGCCACATGGATCGGTGCGCCCGTATCGACCACGCATTCTGTCGTTGGTGGCGTCATGGGCGCGGGCATTGCGGCGGCTGGCTTTGCCGCCGTCAACTGGCCCACTATGGGCGCCATCGCCGCCAGCTGGGTAATTTCGCCCGTGATGGGTGGCGCCGTAGCCGCCGGATTTCTGTGGCTGATCAAGTCGCGCATTATCTACCGCGACGACAAGATCGCGGCGGCGCGTGTCTGGGTGCCCATCCTTGTCGGCATCATGGCCGGCGCCTTTGCGACCTACCTTGCCCTCAAGGGGCTGAAACAGGTCTTGGACGTGTCGCTGCCGCTGGCTTTGTTGATCGGGGCAAGCATCGGCGTGCCGATCTGGCTGATCATGATCCCGGTGACGCGGCGCCAGTCGCGCGGCCTCGAGAATCGCAACAAGTCGCTCAAGGTGCTATTCGGCATTCCTCTGGTGGCCTCGGCGGCTTTGCTCAGCTTTGCGCATGGTGCCAATGACGTGGCCAATGCGGTTGGTCCGCTGGCAGCCATCGTGCAGGCCTCGCAATCGGGCAGTTTCACCGATGCGGTCAGCCTGCCATTCTGGGTGATGGTGATTGGCGCCTTCGGCATTTCCTTTGGCCTCTTCCTCTTTGGCCCCAAGCTGATCCGCATGGTCGGCAGCCAGATCACCAAGCTGAACCCGATGCGCGCCTATTGCGTTGCGTTGTCGGCGGCAATCACGGTGATCGTGGCCAGCTGGCTGGGCCTGCCGGTCAGCTCGACCCATATCGCAGTGGGCGGCGTCTTTGGCGTCGGGTTCTTTCGCGAGTGGGACGCCGAGCGGCGGATGCGCCGCGCGCGGCTCGACATGCCCGAACGCGTCAGCTTCGGCCCGGAGGAGCGGCGCCGCCGCAAGCTGGTGCGACGCTCGCATTTCATGACGATCCTCGCGGCCTGGGTGATCACCGTGCCCGCAGCGGCGACCCTGTCGGGCTGCATTTTCTGGCTGATGAGTGCCGGGCTGGGCTAG
- a CDS encoding tyrosine recombinase, which produces MSGAAGWCAAFLEAQAAEQGAARNTIDAYARDLEDFSAWLTHAGLGADTAQQADIERYLVGLEAQGLAKSTRARRLSAIKQLYRFAFEDRLRADNPAMRIKGPGRGARLPKTLSEEEVDRLLEAARSTGRSARDRCRNTCLMELLYATGMRVSEVVSLPVAAARGNPQMLMIRGKGGKERMVPLSPPARTALEAWLAMLDAQAELDRAKGQAPSPYLFASSGASGHLTRHRFYALIKELAVAAGISPAKVTPHTLRHAFATHLLANGADLMAIQALLGHADVATTEIYTHVLDARLQALVHDHHPLSDAAQGKSDK; this is translated from the coding sequence GTGAGCGGTGCGGCAGGGTGGTGCGCCGCCTTTCTGGAGGCACAGGCCGCCGAACAGGGCGCCGCGCGCAACACGATCGACGCCTACGCGCGCGATCTGGAGGATTTTTCGGCTTGGCTGACCCATGCCGGACTGGGCGCCGATACCGCGCAGCAGGCGGACATCGAACGCTATCTGGTCGGCCTCGAGGCGCAGGGTCTGGCCAAATCCACCCGTGCGCGGCGCCTGTCGGCGATCAAGCAGCTCTACCGTTTCGCCTTTGAGGACCGGCTGCGCGCCGATAATCCCGCAATGCGCATCAAGGGGCCGGGCCGGGGCGCGCGCCTGCCCAAGACGTTGAGCGAGGAAGAGGTGGACCGCCTCTTGGAGGCGGCACGCAGCACCGGGCGCAGCGCACGCGACCGCTGCCGCAACACCTGCCTGATGGAGTTGCTTTATGCCACCGGCATGCGGGTGAGCGAGGTGGTCTCGCTGCCCGTCGCGGCGGCGCGGGGCAATCCCCAGATGCTGATGATCCGCGGCAAGGGCGGCAAGGAACGGATGGTGCCGCTATCGCCCCCCGCCCGCACGGCGCTGGAGGCGTGGCTGGCGATGCTGGACGCGCAGGCCGAGCTCGACCGGGCCAAAGGCCAAGCGCCTTCGCCCTATCTCTTTGCCTCGTCAGGTGCATCGGGACACCTGACGCGCCATCGCTTTTATGCGCTGATCAAGGAATTGGCCGTTGCCGCCGGTATAAGCCCTGCCAAGGTCACGCCCCACACGCTGCGCCATGCCTTTGCGACCCATCTGCTGGCAAACGGGGCCGATTTGATGGCGATACAGGCGCTCTTGGGCCACGCGGATGTCGCGACGACCGAGATCTACACCCATGTGCTGGATGCGCGCTTGCAGGCACTTGTGCACGACCATCATCCGCTCTCGGACGCGGCGCAAGGTAAGTCCGACAAGTAG
- a CDS encoding GcvT family protein: MKTHAQAVVIGGGVIGCSILYHLTKLGWTDTVLLERDELTSGSTWHAAANIHGLHDSANISRLQHYTMTLYNRLEAETGQSCGVFQPGSLYLAQTEAREHQLRLQAAKAKLYGMNFYEIDRAEAERLHPLVNFDGIRCIMWEPDGGNVDPSGVTAAYASGARAAGAEIHRFTPVTATVQQPDGTWIVETPKGTIQTPWVINAAGLWGREVAALAGITLPLQPTEHQYFVTETIAQIAALDRRLPSVADRDGEYYLRQEGKGLLIGAYEKDMRFWAEEGTPLDFAHELFADDLDRIEDNMMRAIDRVPAVGEAGIKRVINGPMIWSPDANVILGPVPEKKGYFCCNGIIPGFSQSAGMGLMVADWIVEGEMRYDMFAWDMARFDDWADKAFTKAKVRDQYANRFAIHFPYEERSAGRPCRVRPAYEVQKGMGAVMGLNYGWEHPLWFADTPDTEETKGFTRQNWWAPVGAECRMLREHAGIIDISNFAKYRCAGPGTEDWLNAVFANRMPKAVGRSCLTPLISVRGGIAGDFTVTRTGNDEFWIIGSGMAERYHKRFFDMVPLPEGTTFESRTDAMCGFNVAGPKSREMLQGLTDTSLQTADFPFMRSQWIELGGVRCLALRVSFTGDLGWELHCAEGDQVQLYTALLEAGRSIGAGPVGSRALMSLRIEKGYGSWGREYSPEYWPQEVGLAGLCKMDKDFLHKTPAAANLAKDARETLVLLHISEEDTAASNADATGGEPIFREGVGIGRVTSGSYGYSVGMSLALGYVKGAASGDTVEVMLLGRPHRAVILPKPPFDPEGARLRG, encoded by the coding sequence ATGAAAACCCACGCACAGGCCGTCGTCATCGGCGGGGGCGTCATCGGATGCTCGATCCTCTATCACCTGACCAAGCTGGGCTGGACCGATACCGTGCTGCTCGAGCGGGACGAGCTGACCAGCGGATCGACGTGGCATGCCGCCGCTAACATCCACGGTCTGCACGACAGCGCCAATATCAGCCGCCTGCAGCATTACACCATGACGCTCTACAACCGGCTCGAAGCCGAGACGGGCCAGAGCTGCGGCGTGTTTCAGCCCGGCTCGCTCTATCTGGCCCAGACCGAGGCGCGAGAGCATCAGCTGCGCCTGCAGGCGGCCAAGGCCAAGCTATACGGCATGAATTTTTATGAAATTGACCGCGCCGAGGCCGAGCGCCTGCATCCGCTGGTCAATTTTGACGGCATCCGCTGCATCATGTGGGAGCCGGATGGCGGCAACGTGGACCCCTCGGGCGTGACGGCGGCCTATGCGTCGGGCGCGCGGGCGGCGGGGGCCGAAATCCACCGCTTCACCCCCGTGACGGCAACCGTGCAGCAGCCGGATGGCACCTGGATCGTCGAGACGCCGAAGGGCACTATTCAGACGCCATGGGTCATCAATGCCGCCGGGCTCTGGGGGCGCGAAGTGGCGGCGCTGGCCGGGATCACCCTGCCGCTGCAACCGACCGAGCACCAGTATTTCGTGACCGAGACGATTGCCCAGATCGCCGCGCTGGACCGCCGCCTGCCGTCGGTGGCCGACCGGGACGGCGAGTATTATCTGCGCCAGGAGGGCAAGGGCCTGTTGATCGGCGCTTACGAGAAGGACATGCGTTTCTGGGCCGAGGAGGGCACGCCGCTCGACTTCGCGCATGAACTTTTTGCCGATGATCTGGACCGGATCGAGGACAACATGATGCGCGCGATCGACCGCGTGCCCGCTGTGGGCGAGGCGGGGATCAAGCGGGTGATCAATGGCCCGATGATCTGGTCGCCCGATGCCAACGTGATCCTTGGACCTGTGCCGGAAAAGAAAGGTTATTTCTGCTGCAACGGGATCATTCCAGGCTTCAGTCAATCGGCAGGCATGGGCCTGATGGTGGCCGATTGGATCGTCGAAGGCGAGATGCGCTACGACATGTTCGCCTGGGACATGGCGCGCTTTGACGATTGGGCCGACAAGGCCTTTACCAAGGCCAAGGTGCGCGACCAATACGCCAACCGCTTTGCGATCCACTTTCCCTACGAGGAGCGCAGCGCGGGCCGGCCCTGCCGCGTGCGGCCCGCCTATGAGGTGCAAAAGGGCATGGGGGCCGTGATGGGCCTCAACTACGGCTGGGAGCATCCGCTGTGGTTCGCCGATACCCCTGATACAGAAGAGACCAAGGGTTTCACCCGTCAGAACTGGTGGGCGCCCGTCGGCGCCGAGTGCCGCATGCTGCGCGAACATGCGGGCATCATCGATATCTCGAATTTCGCCAAGTACCGCTGCGCGGGGCCGGGGACCGAGGATTGGCTGAACGCGGTTTTCGCCAACCGGATGCCAAAGGCGGTGGGCCGGTCCTGCCTGACGCCGCTCATATCCGTGCGGGGTGGGATCGCGGGTGATTTCACCGTGACCCGCACCGGGAACGATGAATTCTGGATCATCGGTTCGGGCATGGCTGAACGCTATCACAAACGCTTTTTCGATATGGTGCCTCTGCCCGAAGGCACGACATTCGAGAGCCGGACCGACGCGATGTGCGGGTTCAACGTCGCCGGTCCCAAATCGCGCGAGATGTTGCAGGGGCTGACGGATACCTCGCTGCAGACCGCCGATTTCCCCTTCATGCGCTCGCAATGGATCGAGCTGGGCGGCGTGCGCTGCCTTGCGCTGCGCGTCAGCTTTACCGGCGATCTGGGCTGGGAGCTTCACTGCGCCGAGGGCGATCAGGTGCAGCTCTATACCGCGCTGCTGGAAGCGGGCCGCAGCATCGGCGCCGGGCCCGTCGGCAGCCGCGCGTTGATGAGCCTTCGCATTGAAAAGGGTTATGGCAGCTGGGGGCGCGAATACAGCCCCGAGTATTGGCCGCAAGAGGTAGGGCTGGCAGGGCTTTGCAAGATGGACAAGGATTTCCTGCACAAGACTCCCGCCGCCGCGAACCTTGCAAAGGATGCGCGCGAGACGCTGGTACTGCTGCACATATCCGAAGAGGACACCGCCGCGTCGAACGCCGATGCCACGGGAGGCGAGCCGATCTTCAGGGAGGGCGTCGGCATCGGGCGCGTCACGTCGGGCAGCTACGGCTATTCGGTGGGGATGAGCCTTGCATTGGGTTACGTGAAAGGCGCGGCGTCCGGTGATACGGTCGAGGTCATGCTGCTGGGCCGCCCGCACCGTGCCGTGATCCTGCCCAAGCCGCCCTTTGACCCCGAAGGCGCGCGCCTGCGCGGCTGA
- a CDS encoding leishmanolysin-related zinc metalloendopeptidase, whose product MISLTFSGNFTDTRRAVFARAAARWDAVIETGFAPITFEGGTLTGVRIDAAITDIDGPQGVLGQAGPTILRPESELPLLGVMEFDRADVLALEEAGSFEDVILHEMAHVLGFGTLWARKGLIAGAGSVDPRFTGPAAAGEFARLDPAGGQGVPLANTGGVGTREGHWRELVFGDELLTGFLSGSDRPLSAMSIASFADLGYEVDLGRADPYALPNFRELALKGVTEAVRRCDLCRMGRTEPVVLR is encoded by the coding sequence ATGATTTCCCTCACGTTTTCAGGCAATTTCACCGATACCCGCCGCGCCGTCTTTGCCCGTGCGGCAGCGCGTTGGGATGCGGTCATCGAGACCGGCTTTGCGCCGATCACGTTCGAGGGCGGCACCCTGACGGGCGTTCGCATCGACGCTGCGATCACCGATATCGACGGCCCCCAAGGCGTGCTGGGGCAGGCCGGGCCGACGATCCTGCGTCCCGAATCAGAACTGCCGTTGCTGGGCGTGATGGAATTCGACCGCGCCGATGTGCTGGCGCTGGAGGAAGCGGGCAGTTTCGAGGATGTAATCCTGCACGAGATGGCGCATGTGCTGGGCTTTGGCACGCTTTGGGCGCGCAAGGGGCTGATTGCGGGCGCAGGCAGCGTCGATCCGCGCTTTACCGGGCCCGCCGCCGCGGGCGAATTCGCGCGGCTCGATCCCGCGGGCGGACAGGGCGTGCCGCTGGCAAATACCGGCGGGGTCGGCACCCGCGAGGGCCATTGGCGCGAGCTGGTCTTCGGTGACGAGCTCCTGACCGGCTTCCTCTCGGGCAGCGATCGCCCGCTCAGTGCGATGTCGATCGCCTCATTTGCCGATCTGGGATACGAGGTCGATCTCGGACGCGCCGATCCTTACGCGTTGCCGAATTTCCGCGAACTGGCGCTCAAGGGCGTGACCGAGGCGGTTCGCCGCTGCGATCTGTGCCGGATGGGGCGCACCGAGCCAGTGGTTTTGCGGTAG